The following coding sequences are from one Leptospira mayottensis 200901116 window:
- a CDS encoding AtpZ/AtpI family protein, translating into MSEKNLESSDSDKDKNKNQEVRNASDASGFQQDSKRQEKEVSPWEFAGLGLEFAVIVVGSVYLGNYLDTKFHSSPFGLLGACLLGFSYGIYYIIYRTTLKKK; encoded by the coding sequence ATGTCCGAAAAGAATTTAGAATCTTCCGATTCTGATAAAGATAAAAACAAGAATCAAGAAGTTCGGAATGCTTCGGACGCATCGGGGTTTCAACAAGATTCTAAACGCCAAGAAAAAGAAGTCTCACCTTGGGAATTTGCGGGTTTGGGATTGGAATTTGCTGTGATCGTTGTCGGTTCGGTTTATCTGGGAAATTATCTGGATACTAAATTTCATTCTTCTCCGTTCGGACTTTTGGGTGCTTGTCTGCTCGGGTTTTCCTACGGGATTTACTATATTATTTATAGAACGACTTTGAAAAAAAAGTGA